One Cyprinus carpio isolate SPL01 chromosome A16, ASM1834038v1, whole genome shotgun sequence genomic region harbors:
- the LOC122147941 gene encoding endoribonuclease ZC3H12A-like yields MQSGCYHQPAGLGQGGPDLHDLQMKVDFFRKLGYSPQEVKAALRKLGLGTDTNAVLGELVRSGAKAVPSSSSDSDDGGPHRGGSSSRGQDSTLEDTTEPESDLKSIVIDGSNVAMSHGNKEVFSCRGIKLAVNYFLDRGHRKITVFVPSWRKEQSRPGVPISDQHILEELERKKILVFTPSRRVGGKRVVCYDDRFIVKLAYDEDGIIVSNDTYRDLQSERPDWKRCIEERLLMYSFVNDKFMPPDDPLGRHGPNLDNFLRKKVMLLDHKRQLCPYGKKCTYGIKCKFYHPERTNQSQRSLADELRENARLSGSKEDSRVTGPLRGVYPRNDPDFGSCSPSLEQELEQKLNLDPKSSAGRNVMLQYWDDILSTKKPLYKATVEQHSASADRTSLLAPYTTNPSSIFSSDSGLGSYQSQFSDPSQSIELHRMRSNHSPMSGNPGVPAGGKCYYDNMSPYSNHQPNFGACSSLPNPVQRYSLPAYSSWSYAFFLPQATSLPEPLPCPSSHMSPDVYGSQKHSCMPQSNAFQEEREEVRKRLQAIFNPHHVNKVMEMFPELKDAQQLAAEVLKLKSRGELNSYIH; encoded by the exons ATGCAGTCGGGGTGTTACCATCAACCCGCTGGTCTGGGCCAAGGCGGACCTGACCTCCATGACCTGCAGATGAAGGTCGACTTCTTTCGTAAGCTGGGTTACTCTCCACAAGAAGTGAAGGCCGCCCTGAGGAAGCTCGGCCTGGGGACGGACACCAATGCGGTGCTGGGGGAGCTGGTGCGTTCAGGGGCGAAGGCAGTGCCCTCTTCTAGCTCAGACAGTGATGATGGTGGGCCCCATCGTGGAGGAAGCTCATCTAGGGGACAGGACTCAACGCTGGAGGACACCACTGAACCCGAAAGTGACCTGAAATCTATTGTTATTGATGGCAGCAACGTGGCAATGAG TCATGGGAACAAGGAAGTGTTTTCCTGCCGTGGGATAAAGCTGGCAGTTAATTACTTCCTTGACCGAGGACACAGAAAAATCACTGTGTTTGTGCCTTCCTGGAGAAAAGAGCAGTCCAGGCCTGGTGTACCTATTTCAG ATCAGCATATTTTGGAAGAGCTGGAAAGGAAGAAGATTCTTGTATTTACACCTTCACGAAGGGTCGGAGGAAAGCGTGTGGTCTGCTACGACGATCGCTTTATTGTCAAATTAGCTTACGATGAGGATGGCATTATAGTGTCGAACGACACATATCGTGACCTGCAAAGCGAACGTCCAGATTGGAAACGTTGCATTGAGGAGAGATTGCTTATGTACTCCTTTGTTAATGACAA GTTCATGCCACCTGATGACCCTCTCGGCCGTCATGGACCCAATTTAGATAATTTTCTTCGGAAAAAGGTGATGTTGCTTGACCACAAGCGCCAACTCTGTCCATATG GAAAGAAATGCACATATGGGATCAAGTGTAAATTCTACCACCCAGAGCGCACAAACCAGTCACAGCGTTCTCTAGCTGATGAGCTTCGAGAGAATGCTAGACTGTCTGGTTCAAAAGAGGACAGCAGAGTAACTGGGCCACTAAGAGGCGTGTACCCAAGAAATGACCCTGATTTTGGGTCCTGCTCACCCTCCTTGGAGCAAGAACTGGAACAAAAGCTCAACTTGGATCCTAAGAGCTCTGCTGGCAGGAATGTTATGCTCCAGTACTGGGATGATATTTTGTCAACGAAAAAGCCCTTATATAAAGCCACAGTGGAACAACACAGTGCTTCGGCAGATAGAACCAGTCTGCTAGCACCTTACACAACAAACCCTTCGTCCATTTTCAGTTCTGACTCAGGGCTTGGATCCTACCAAAGCCAGTTTTCAGATCCATCCCAGAGCATTGAGTTGCATAGGATGAGATCCAATCATTCACCGATGTCTGGTAACCCTGGTGTACCTGCAGGTGGCAAGTGCTACTATGACAACATGAGTCCTTACTCCAACCATCAGCCCAACTTTGGTGCCTGCAGTTCCCTGCCTAACCCTGTCCAGCGTTACAGTCTTCCTGCTTACAGTTCCTGGTCTTACGCTTTCTTTTTACCACAGGCAACAAGTTTACCTGAACCTTTACCCTGTCCTAGCTCGCACATGTCTCCCGATGTCTATGGAAGCCAGAAGCACTCATGCATGCCACAGTCCAATGCTTTCCAGGAAGAAAGAGAGGAGGTCAGGAAGAGGCTTCAAGCGATTTTTAACCCACATCATGTAAACAAAGTTATGGAAATGTTCCCAGAGCTGAAAGATGCACAGCAGTTGGCGGCAGAGGTTCTAAAACTCAAGTCCAGGGGAGAGTTGAATTCATACATTCATTGA
- the LOC122148063 gene encoding uncharacterized protein LOC122148063, whose product MATYVLWSAVVWTLKGLFCTWRFFWVSPYCALKSAADTDHKPPSKLTTAVQDVKHLAGTNVNADSEKKAKPENRVQHKRTSGLFKRLLKAEGEIQELKIEIANQRASWEMRFVELQKRQHNLRDQLTSEILVRTGMPYRDNDSEETNEVFLESGLENGLYSEEKEHECSSDLRHQEKGPAVELLRDGVDQKSLCGSQTSCPSDSRATSAMSNISVRSWRSRGGPHRVFVPHSPLDLKTGHRVRIMLPSGHISTGTLRYLGNLQNSPEYHLGVELELADNGQHDGTYEGQRYFDCDPGHGAFVAFSKLLMAWE is encoded by the exons ATGGCTACTTATGTACTGTGGTCAGCAGTTGTCTGGACTCTCAAGGGCCTGTTTTGCACATGGAGATTTTTCTGG GTCAGCCCATATTGTGCTCTTAAATCCGCAGCTGACACTGACCATAAACCCCCATCAAAACTGACCACAG CTGTCCAGGATGTCAAGCATCTTGCTGGGACAAATGTAAATGCAGACTCAGAGAAAAAGGCCAAACCAGAAAACCGTGTTCAGCATAAACGCACAAGTGGCCTGTTCAAGAGACTGCTAAAGGCTGAGGGGGAGATTCAAGAACTGAAGATAGAGATTGCAAATCAGAGAGCATCATGGGAGATGCGGTTTGTGGAGCTCCAAAAGAGACAACATAATCTTAGAGACCAG TTGACCTCTGAGATTCTGGTAAGGACTGGAATGCCGTACAGAGACAATGATTCAGAAGAAACAAATGAAGTCTTTCTAGAGTCTGGCTTGGAGAATGGACTTTATTCTGAGGAGAAAGAACATGAATGTTCTA GTGATCTCAGACACCAGGAAAAGGGACCTGCTGTGGAATTGCTTCGAGATGGTGTTGACCAAAAAAGTTTGTGTGGCAGTCAAACCTCCTGCCCATCAGACTCCAGAGCCACCTCTGCCATGTCTAACATCAG TGTAAGGTCTTGgaggagcagagggggacctcaTCGAGTGTTTGTACCCCACTCCCCTCTGGATCTGAAGACTGGGCACAGGGTCCGAATCATGTTACCCTCTGGACACATCAGCACTGGTACCTTACGCTACCTGGGCAATTTGCAGAATTCTCCCGAATACCATCTTGGCGTAGAACTGGAGTTGGCTGATAATGGACAACATGATGGCACCTATGAAGGACAGCGCTACTTTGACTG TGACCCTGGACATGGTGCATTTGTAGCATTCAGTAAATTGTTAATGGCTTGGGAGTAG